A region from the Hippoglossus hippoglossus isolate fHipHip1 chromosome 16, fHipHip1.pri, whole genome shotgun sequence genome encodes:
- the rad54b gene encoding DNA repair and recombination protein RAD54B isoform X1 gives MLTCYMIQQLHVATELDVCAWERRLKHSLLWIAGRRMRRSAAPSQLFGNAGKKPRFMPPGASTSCPATQSKPLAPKPGLGNALEKVQRSLSAPAPSKTRCDVQPKAAPAAPALSRALALVLSATESKENDDNTEYPDTGSTDYAEDKRTAGVSGSPPLSPGSPQTPQPPAGSDSACSQDGARYFSVMWCKASKKKHKRWEGDAVLVTRGRSVTLKDMEGKDIGKGTGYKVSELAALSDGETLMVGGKEVEVMGIISAESFSKGRCFQEVQIESEEPQTTSAPPPPRRFASKPFCPPTLAGRAEHPGTKPEQTSRPRHDAQAPGALVMPRPSPNHQWSNNKSGLPVVDVVLDPHLTAHLRPHQRDGLLFLYECVMGMRAVGRNGAILADEMGLGKTLQSVALSWTLLKQGPYGGKPVTKRVLVVTPGSLVQNWGAEFNKWLGRERISVFTVDQDHRIEQFVLSPLHSVLVISYEMLLRCQEQVQKVEFGLVICDEGHRLKNSTIKTSSALSSLSCSRRVILTGTPVQNDLQEFYALIEFVNPGILGSSMGYRKVYEEPILHSRQPSCTEEERVLGEERAAELSRLTGTFILRRTQEIINRYLPPRLDWTLFCDPSPLQLELYRHLLCHRVFRACLQGSTQTHTHLACITALKKLCNHPSLLYSTVKKRADHGSEESSVYDGLVDLFPESYSSGGLNTTDSGKLLVLSDLLTAIRQLSTSDRVVVVSNYTQTLDLLQDFCVHMGYTFCRLDGHTPTNKRQRLVDSFNSSYSQSFVFLLSSKAGGVGLNLIGASHLVLYDIDWNPANDIQAMARVWRDGQKKTVHIYRLLTAGTIEERIFQRQVSKQGLSGTVVDLGKGAEHTSFSTNEMRDLFSLTDTPSLTHDLLNCSCSMDGSVQAAVEEEDPVYDRRCQLGRLADRGGVAAPKHLSMSELMQWRHFSGDTHTFADPYLDHARKHITFAFQTTISHTVQ, from the exons ATGCTAACCTGCTACATGATACAACAGCTTCATGTAGCCACAGAGCTGGATGTGTGCGCGTGGGAAAGACGTTTAAAGC ATTCATTATTGTGGATTGCTGGTAGAAGAATGAGGCGCTCGGCAGCACCCAGCCAGCTCTTTGGTAATGCAGGGAAAAAGCCTCGATTTATGCCTCCTGGGGCCTCTACCTCATGTCCTGCCACTCAATCCAAGCCCCTGGCCCCTAAACCTGGATTAGGCAATGCACTGGAAAAG GTCCAGAGAAGTCTATCAGCACCAGCTCCGAGTAAGACAAGGTGTGACGTCCAGCCCAAAGCTGCACCGGCTGCTCCGGCCTTGTCCAGGGCTCTGGCTCTCGTTCTCAGTGCGACGGAAAGTAAGGAAAATGACGACAACACGGAATATCCTGACACTGGCAGCACAGACTATGCAGAAGACAAGAGAACAGCAG GGGTGAGTGGTTCTCCTCCGTTGAGTCCTGGGTCTCCTCAAACCCCTCAGCCCCCTGCAGGGTCAGACTCTGCCTGCAGTCAGGATGGAGCGCGTTACTTCAGTGTGATGTGGTGTAAGGCCAGTAAGAAGAAACATAAGCGCTGGGAGGGTGATGCAGTCCTGGTGACGAGAGGACGCTCAGTCACTCTTAAAGACATGGAAGGAAAAGACATCGGTAAAG gtaCTGGCTACAAGGTGTCAGAGTTGGCCGCTCTTTCTGATGGAGAGACCCTGATGGTTGGTgggaaggaggtggaggtgatgggGATCATTTCTGCCGAGTCCTTTTCCAAGGGACGCTGTTTCCAAGAGGTCCAAATAGAGAGTGAGGAGCCACAAACAACGTcggctccaccccctcctcgTCGCTTTGCATCCAAACCTTTCTGCCCTCCCACCCTGGCAGGAAGAGCCGAGCATCCAGGAACTAAACCAGAGCAAACATCGAGACCTCGCCATGACGCCCAAGCTCCAG GTGCACTGGTGATGCCTCGTCCCTCCCCCAACCACCAGTGGTCTAATAACAAGTCAGGACTTCCTGTAGTGGATGTTGTGCTTGACCCACACCTGACCGCCCACCTGAGACCTCACCAGAGAGACGGCCTGCTCTTCCTCTATGAGTGTGTCATGGGCATGAG agcTGTGGGTCGCAACGGTGCCATCCTGGCCGATGAGATGGGACTGGGGAAGACCCTGCAGAGCGTGGCACTGTCCTGGACACTGCTGAAGCAGGGGCCGTATGGTGGGAAGCCAGTTACTAAGCGTGTCCTTGTGGTTACACCTGGCAGCCTTGTGCAGAACTGGGGTGCGGAGTTTAACAAGTGGCTGGGCCGTGAGAGGATCAGTGTTTTCACAGTGGATCag GATCACAGGATCgagcagtttgtgttgtctccTCTGCACAGCGTTCTGGTGATCAGCTATGAGATGCTGCTGCGCTGCCAAGAGCAG GTACAAAAAGTGGAGTTTGGTCTTGTCATTTGCGATGAGGGTCACAGATTAAAGAACAGCACCATCAAAACGTCCTCTGCTCTCAGTAGCCTCAGCTGTAGCCGCAGGGTCATACTAACAG gCACTCCAGTACAGAACGACCTGCAGGAGTTTTATGCTCTTATAGAGTTTGTAAACCCAGGGATTCTCGGGTCATCGATGGGTTACAGGAAAGTGTATGAGGAGCCAATTCTTCACTCCAGACAACCCTCCTGCACGGAG GAGGAGCGAGTTTTGGGTGAAGAGCGAGCAGCTGAGCTGTCTCGCCTGACCGGCACGTTCATCCTGAGACGGACGCAGGAGATCATCAATAGGTACCTGCCCCCCCGCCTCGACTGGACGCTGTTCTGTGACCCATCCCCTCTGCAGCTAGAGCTTTACAGGCATCTCCTGTGCCATCGAGTCTTCAGAGCCTGTCTTCAGGGCTCCACgcaaactcacacacacctggccTGCATTACTGCACTGAAGAAGCTGTGTAACCACCCCAGCCTGCTCTACTCCACCGTCAAG AAGAGAGCTGACCACGGATCAGAGGAGAGTTCAGTATATGACGGATTGGTAGATCTCTTCCCAGAATCCTACTCGTCAGGAGGATTGAACACGACCGATTCAGGAAAACTCCTTGTTCTGTCGGACCTGTTGACTGCCATCAGACAGCTCAGCACttcagacag GGTGGTCGTAGTGTCCAACTACACTCAAACACTTGACTTGCTCCAGGACTTTTGTGTGCACATGGGCTACACCTTCTGCCGACTAGACGGACACACACCTACCAACAAGAGGCAGCGACTGGTCGACAGTTTCAACAGCTCCTATTCTCAGagctttgtgtttctgctgagcTCCAAAGCAGGAGGTGTGGGACTTAATCTGATCGGTGCTTCCCATCTGGTGCTCTATGATATTGACTGGAACCCTGCCAACGATATTCAG GCCATGGCTCGAGTTTGGCGAGATGGACAGAAGAAGACTGTGCACATCTATCGTCTCCTCACTGCAG GAACTATTGAGGAGCGTATATTCCAGAGACAGGTCTCCAAGCAGGGGCTTTCTGGGACTGTGGTCGACCTGGGTAAAGGCGCTGAACACACCAGCTTCTCCACCAATGAAATGCGAGATCTTTTCAGCCTGACGGACACTCCGTCCCTAACTCACGACCTGCtgaactgcagctgcagcatgGACGGATCAGTCCAGG CAGCCGTAGAGGAAGAGGACCCGGTCTATGACAGGCGCTGCCAGCTCGGTCGCCTAGCTGACCGTGGAGGGGTGGCGGCGCCAAAGCATCTCAGCATGTCCGAGCTGATGCAGTGGAGACACTTCTCTGGTGACACGCACACCTTCGCAGACCCCTACCTCGACCATGCACGAAAACACATCACATTCGCCTTCCAGACCACCATCTCCCACACAGTCCAGTGA
- the rad54b gene encoding DNA repair and recombination protein RAD54B isoform X5, producing the protein MRRSAAPSQLFGNAGKKPRFMPPGASTSCPATQSKPLAPKPGLGNALEKVQRSLSAPAPSKTRCDVQPKAAPAAPALSRALALVLSATESKENDDNTEYPDTGSTDYAEDKRTAGVSGSPPLSPGSPQTPQPPAGSDSACSQDGARYFSVMWCKASKKKHKRWEGDAVLVTRGRSVTLKDMEGKDIGKGTGYKVSELAALSDGETLMVGGKEVEVMGIISAESFSKGRCFQEVQIESEEPQTTSAPPPPRRFASKPFCPPTLAGRAEHPGTKPEQTSRPRHDAQAPGALVMPRPSPNHQWSNNKSGLPVVDVVLDPHLTAHLRPHQRDGLLFLYECVMGMRAVGRNGAILADEMGLGKTLQSVALSWTLLKQGPYGGKPVTKRVLVVTPGSLVQNWGAEFNKWLGRERISVFTVDQDHRIEQFVLSPLHSVLVISYEMLLRCQEQVQKVEFGLVICDEGHRLKNSTIKTSSALSSLSCSRRVILTGTPVQNDLQEFYALIEFVNPGILGSSMGYRKVYEEPILHSRQPSCTEEERVLGEERAAELSRLTGTFILRRTQEIINRYLPPRLDWTLFCDPSPLQLELYRHLLCHRVFRACLQGSTQTHTHLACITALKKLCNHPSLLYSTVKKRADHGSEESSVYDGLVDLFPESYSSGGLNTTDSGKLLVLSDLLTAIRQLSTSDRVVVVSNYTQTLDLLQDFCVHMGYTFCRLDGHTPTNKRQRLVDSFNSSYSQSFVFLLSSKAGGVGLNLIGASHLVLYDIDWNPANDIQAMARVWRDGQKKTVHIYRLLTAGTIEERIFQRQVSKQGLSGTVVDLGKGAEHTSFSTNEMRDLFSLTDTPSLTHDLLNCSCSMDGSVQAVEEEDPVYDRRCQLGRLADRGGVAAPKHLSMSELMQWRHFSGDTHTFADPYLDHARKHITFAFQTTISHTVQ; encoded by the exons ATGAGGCGCTCGGCAGCACCCAGCCAGCTCTTTGGTAATGCAGGGAAAAAGCCTCGATTTATGCCTCCTGGGGCCTCTACCTCATGTCCTGCCACTCAATCCAAGCCCCTGGCCCCTAAACCTGGATTAGGCAATGCACTGGAAAAG GTCCAGAGAAGTCTATCAGCACCAGCTCCGAGTAAGACAAGGTGTGACGTCCAGCCCAAAGCTGCACCGGCTGCTCCGGCCTTGTCCAGGGCTCTGGCTCTCGTTCTCAGTGCGACGGAAAGTAAGGAAAATGACGACAACACGGAATATCCTGACACTGGCAGCACAGACTATGCAGAAGACAAGAGAACAGCAG GGGTGAGTGGTTCTCCTCCGTTGAGTCCTGGGTCTCCTCAAACCCCTCAGCCCCCTGCAGGGTCAGACTCTGCCTGCAGTCAGGATGGAGCGCGTTACTTCAGTGTGATGTGGTGTAAGGCCAGTAAGAAGAAACATAAGCGCTGGGAGGGTGATGCAGTCCTGGTGACGAGAGGACGCTCAGTCACTCTTAAAGACATGGAAGGAAAAGACATCGGTAAAG gtaCTGGCTACAAGGTGTCAGAGTTGGCCGCTCTTTCTGATGGAGAGACCCTGATGGTTGGTgggaaggaggtggaggtgatgggGATCATTTCTGCCGAGTCCTTTTCCAAGGGACGCTGTTTCCAAGAGGTCCAAATAGAGAGTGAGGAGCCACAAACAACGTcggctccaccccctcctcgTCGCTTTGCATCCAAACCTTTCTGCCCTCCCACCCTGGCAGGAAGAGCCGAGCATCCAGGAACTAAACCAGAGCAAACATCGAGACCTCGCCATGACGCCCAAGCTCCAG GTGCACTGGTGATGCCTCGTCCCTCCCCCAACCACCAGTGGTCTAATAACAAGTCAGGACTTCCTGTAGTGGATGTTGTGCTTGACCCACACCTGACCGCCCACCTGAGACCTCACCAGAGAGACGGCCTGCTCTTCCTCTATGAGTGTGTCATGGGCATGAG agcTGTGGGTCGCAACGGTGCCATCCTGGCCGATGAGATGGGACTGGGGAAGACCCTGCAGAGCGTGGCACTGTCCTGGACACTGCTGAAGCAGGGGCCGTATGGTGGGAAGCCAGTTACTAAGCGTGTCCTTGTGGTTACACCTGGCAGCCTTGTGCAGAACTGGGGTGCGGAGTTTAACAAGTGGCTGGGCCGTGAGAGGATCAGTGTTTTCACAGTGGATCag GATCACAGGATCgagcagtttgtgttgtctccTCTGCACAGCGTTCTGGTGATCAGCTATGAGATGCTGCTGCGCTGCCAAGAGCAG GTACAAAAAGTGGAGTTTGGTCTTGTCATTTGCGATGAGGGTCACAGATTAAAGAACAGCACCATCAAAACGTCCTCTGCTCTCAGTAGCCTCAGCTGTAGCCGCAGGGTCATACTAACAG gCACTCCAGTACAGAACGACCTGCAGGAGTTTTATGCTCTTATAGAGTTTGTAAACCCAGGGATTCTCGGGTCATCGATGGGTTACAGGAAAGTGTATGAGGAGCCAATTCTTCACTCCAGACAACCCTCCTGCACGGAG GAGGAGCGAGTTTTGGGTGAAGAGCGAGCAGCTGAGCTGTCTCGCCTGACCGGCACGTTCATCCTGAGACGGACGCAGGAGATCATCAATAGGTACCTGCCCCCCCGCCTCGACTGGACGCTGTTCTGTGACCCATCCCCTCTGCAGCTAGAGCTTTACAGGCATCTCCTGTGCCATCGAGTCTTCAGAGCCTGTCTTCAGGGCTCCACgcaaactcacacacacctggccTGCATTACTGCACTGAAGAAGCTGTGTAACCACCCCAGCCTGCTCTACTCCACCGTCAAG AAGAGAGCTGACCACGGATCAGAGGAGAGTTCAGTATATGACGGATTGGTAGATCTCTTCCCAGAATCCTACTCGTCAGGAGGATTGAACACGACCGATTCAGGAAAACTCCTTGTTCTGTCGGACCTGTTGACTGCCATCAGACAGCTCAGCACttcagacag GGTGGTCGTAGTGTCCAACTACACTCAAACACTTGACTTGCTCCAGGACTTTTGTGTGCACATGGGCTACACCTTCTGCCGACTAGACGGACACACACCTACCAACAAGAGGCAGCGACTGGTCGACAGTTTCAACAGCTCCTATTCTCAGagctttgtgtttctgctgagcTCCAAAGCAGGAGGTGTGGGACTTAATCTGATCGGTGCTTCCCATCTGGTGCTCTATGATATTGACTGGAACCCTGCCAACGATATTCAG GCCATGGCTCGAGTTTGGCGAGATGGACAGAAGAAGACTGTGCACATCTATCGTCTCCTCACTGCAG GAACTATTGAGGAGCGTATATTCCAGAGACAGGTCTCCAAGCAGGGGCTTTCTGGGACTGTGGTCGACCTGGGTAAAGGCGCTGAACACACCAGCTTCTCCACCAATGAAATGCGAGATCTTTTCAGCCTGACGGACACTCCGTCCCTAACTCACGACCTGCtgaactgcagctgcagcatgGACGGATCAGTCCAGG CCGTAGAGGAAGAGGACCCGGTCTATGACAGGCGCTGCCAGCTCGGTCGCCTAGCTGACCGTGGAGGGGTGGCGGCGCCAAAGCATCTCAGCATGTCCGAGCTGATGCAGTGGAGACACTTCTCTGGTGACACGCACACCTTCGCAGACCCCTACCTCGACCATGCACGAAAACACATCACATTCGCCTTCCAGACCACCATCTCCCACACAGTCCAGTGA
- the rad54b gene encoding DNA repair and recombination protein RAD54B isoform X3, protein MLTCYMIQQLHVATELDVCAWERRLKHSLLWIAGRRMRRSAAPSQLFGNAGKKPRFMPPGASTSCPATQSKPLAPKPGLGNALEKVQRSLSAPAPSKTRCDVQPKAAPAAPALSRALALVLSATESKENDDNTEYPDTGSTDYAEDKRTAGVSGSPPLSPGSPQTPQPPAGSDSACSQDGARYFSVMWCKASKKKHKRWEGDAVLVTRGRSVTLKDMEGKDIGKGTGYKVSELAALSDGETLMVGGKEVEVMGIISAESFSKGRCFQEVQIESEEPQTTSAPPPPRRFASKPFCPPTLAGRAEHPGTKPEQTSRPRHDAQAPGALVMPRPSPNHQWSNNKSGLPVVDVVLDPHLTAHLRPHQRDGLLFLYECVMGMRAVGRNGAILADEMGLGKTLQSVALSWTLLKQGPYGGKPVTKRVLVVTPGSLVQNWGAEFNKWLGRERISVFTVDQDHRIEQFVLSPLHSVLVISYEMLLRCQEQVQKVEFGLVICDEGHRLKNSTIKTSSALSSLSCSRRVILTGTPVQNDLQEFYALIEFVNPGILGSSMGYRKVYEEPILHSRQPSCTEEERVLGEERAAELSRLTGTFILRRTQEIINRYLPPRLDWTLFCDPSPLQLELYRHLLCHRVFRACLQGSTQTHTHLACITALKKLCNHPSLLYSTVKKRADHGSEESSVYDGLVDLFPESYSSGGLNTTDSGKLLVLSDLLTAIRQLSTSDRVVVVSNYTQTLDLLQDFCVHMGYTFCRLDGHTPTNKRQRLVDSFNSSYSQSFVFLLSSKAGGVGLNLIGASHLVLYDIDWNPANDIQAMARVWRDGQKKTVHIYRLLTAGTIEERIFQRQVSKQGLSGTVVDLGKGAEHTSFSTNEMRDLFSLTDTPSLTHDLLNCSCSMDGSVQAVEEEDPVYDRRCQLGRLADRGGVAAPKHLSMSELMQWRHFSGDTHTFADPYLDHARKHITFAFQTTISHTVQ, encoded by the exons ATGCTAACCTGCTACATGATACAACAGCTTCATGTAGCCACAGAGCTGGATGTGTGCGCGTGGGAAAGACGTTTAAAGC ATTCATTATTGTGGATTGCTGGTAGAAGAATGAGGCGCTCGGCAGCACCCAGCCAGCTCTTTGGTAATGCAGGGAAAAAGCCTCGATTTATGCCTCCTGGGGCCTCTACCTCATGTCCTGCCACTCAATCCAAGCCCCTGGCCCCTAAACCTGGATTAGGCAATGCACTGGAAAAG GTCCAGAGAAGTCTATCAGCACCAGCTCCGAGTAAGACAAGGTGTGACGTCCAGCCCAAAGCTGCACCGGCTGCTCCGGCCTTGTCCAGGGCTCTGGCTCTCGTTCTCAGTGCGACGGAAAGTAAGGAAAATGACGACAACACGGAATATCCTGACACTGGCAGCACAGACTATGCAGAAGACAAGAGAACAGCAG GGGTGAGTGGTTCTCCTCCGTTGAGTCCTGGGTCTCCTCAAACCCCTCAGCCCCCTGCAGGGTCAGACTCTGCCTGCAGTCAGGATGGAGCGCGTTACTTCAGTGTGATGTGGTGTAAGGCCAGTAAGAAGAAACATAAGCGCTGGGAGGGTGATGCAGTCCTGGTGACGAGAGGACGCTCAGTCACTCTTAAAGACATGGAAGGAAAAGACATCGGTAAAG gtaCTGGCTACAAGGTGTCAGAGTTGGCCGCTCTTTCTGATGGAGAGACCCTGATGGTTGGTgggaaggaggtggaggtgatgggGATCATTTCTGCCGAGTCCTTTTCCAAGGGACGCTGTTTCCAAGAGGTCCAAATAGAGAGTGAGGAGCCACAAACAACGTcggctccaccccctcctcgTCGCTTTGCATCCAAACCTTTCTGCCCTCCCACCCTGGCAGGAAGAGCCGAGCATCCAGGAACTAAACCAGAGCAAACATCGAGACCTCGCCATGACGCCCAAGCTCCAG GTGCACTGGTGATGCCTCGTCCCTCCCCCAACCACCAGTGGTCTAATAACAAGTCAGGACTTCCTGTAGTGGATGTTGTGCTTGACCCACACCTGACCGCCCACCTGAGACCTCACCAGAGAGACGGCCTGCTCTTCCTCTATGAGTGTGTCATGGGCATGAG agcTGTGGGTCGCAACGGTGCCATCCTGGCCGATGAGATGGGACTGGGGAAGACCCTGCAGAGCGTGGCACTGTCCTGGACACTGCTGAAGCAGGGGCCGTATGGTGGGAAGCCAGTTACTAAGCGTGTCCTTGTGGTTACACCTGGCAGCCTTGTGCAGAACTGGGGTGCGGAGTTTAACAAGTGGCTGGGCCGTGAGAGGATCAGTGTTTTCACAGTGGATCag GATCACAGGATCgagcagtttgtgttgtctccTCTGCACAGCGTTCTGGTGATCAGCTATGAGATGCTGCTGCGCTGCCAAGAGCAG GTACAAAAAGTGGAGTTTGGTCTTGTCATTTGCGATGAGGGTCACAGATTAAAGAACAGCACCATCAAAACGTCCTCTGCTCTCAGTAGCCTCAGCTGTAGCCGCAGGGTCATACTAACAG gCACTCCAGTACAGAACGACCTGCAGGAGTTTTATGCTCTTATAGAGTTTGTAAACCCAGGGATTCTCGGGTCATCGATGGGTTACAGGAAAGTGTATGAGGAGCCAATTCTTCACTCCAGACAACCCTCCTGCACGGAG GAGGAGCGAGTTTTGGGTGAAGAGCGAGCAGCTGAGCTGTCTCGCCTGACCGGCACGTTCATCCTGAGACGGACGCAGGAGATCATCAATAGGTACCTGCCCCCCCGCCTCGACTGGACGCTGTTCTGTGACCCATCCCCTCTGCAGCTAGAGCTTTACAGGCATCTCCTGTGCCATCGAGTCTTCAGAGCCTGTCTTCAGGGCTCCACgcaaactcacacacacctggccTGCATTACTGCACTGAAGAAGCTGTGTAACCACCCCAGCCTGCTCTACTCCACCGTCAAG AAGAGAGCTGACCACGGATCAGAGGAGAGTTCAGTATATGACGGATTGGTAGATCTCTTCCCAGAATCCTACTCGTCAGGAGGATTGAACACGACCGATTCAGGAAAACTCCTTGTTCTGTCGGACCTGTTGACTGCCATCAGACAGCTCAGCACttcagacag GGTGGTCGTAGTGTCCAACTACACTCAAACACTTGACTTGCTCCAGGACTTTTGTGTGCACATGGGCTACACCTTCTGCCGACTAGACGGACACACACCTACCAACAAGAGGCAGCGACTGGTCGACAGTTTCAACAGCTCCTATTCTCAGagctttgtgtttctgctgagcTCCAAAGCAGGAGGTGTGGGACTTAATCTGATCGGTGCTTCCCATCTGGTGCTCTATGATATTGACTGGAACCCTGCCAACGATATTCAG GCCATGGCTCGAGTTTGGCGAGATGGACAGAAGAAGACTGTGCACATCTATCGTCTCCTCACTGCAG GAACTATTGAGGAGCGTATATTCCAGAGACAGGTCTCCAAGCAGGGGCTTTCTGGGACTGTGGTCGACCTGGGTAAAGGCGCTGAACACACCAGCTTCTCCACCAATGAAATGCGAGATCTTTTCAGCCTGACGGACACTCCGTCCCTAACTCACGACCTGCtgaactgcagctgcagcatgGACGGATCAGTCCAGG CCGTAGAGGAAGAGGACCCGGTCTATGACAGGCGCTGCCAGCTCGGTCGCCTAGCTGACCGTGGAGGGGTGGCGGCGCCAAAGCATCTCAGCATGTCCGAGCTGATGCAGTGGAGACACTTCTCTGGTGACACGCACACCTTCGCAGACCCCTACCTCGACCATGCACGAAAACACATCACATTCGCCTTCCAGACCACCATCTCCCACACAGTCCAGTGA